The following nucleotide sequence is from Alteromonas sp. V450.
AAAGACATCGTCCAAGCGCCTTTCACCATCTGCAGCGTCCGACTTAGCTGCACGATAGGTTAGCACTGTAAATCCACGTATTTCATCTATTGAAACGCCAACATCAACCCGATGTCTATTGGCCGGAATATCGGCAATCGGGATACCTGCGTTGTCTTCTCCTTTTATCCACGCCCCCGAAAATCGTCCATCCCATTTGCTATTTATCGGCTGCCATGCAAACTGATAACTGACACCATCTATCTCGGCCTTTGCAACATTACTATATTGCAAAACCTCACCGGTACCTCCAGACACGTCTACGCGCTCTATATAGTCATCGATGGCTTGATGAAACAGTTCAACGGTTCCTGAGAAGTCTTTGTACTGATAAAGTATGCTAGCCTGAATATTAAACGATTTTTCGGTATTGAGGTTACGACGCCCTAAAACCGCTCCCCTTGGAGTTTCACCTGAAAAGTAGCGCTCAGTTAATGATGGGTTTCTAAATGCACTAGAAAAATACAGGCTCGCACTCCAAGCCGTACTCAGTTCTTGATTAACACCAACAAAAGCACTTATGTTTTCACTTGAAACCGTGTCGTTTTCATTTCGTTGCTGTTGCCAATCTACCCGAGTGCCTACTGCAATTGCAGAACGGCCAAAATGCCTTGATACATCAAACAGCGCGGCCGCATTAACTTCACTGGCATCTAAGGTGTTTATATCGTACGTTAGCTGATCAAAAAGCGAATACTCTTGTTCATTGATAATGACGCCATTTCTGGCTCTACCTTGAATGCGCCAGTTGGCTGACCAATTGCGGTATAACAAGGTTTTTCCTGTATCTATGCCAACGTCAAAGGCTTCGTTCTGACTTGTGTTTATCCGATTCCCAGGCCTTAAAATATGAGTATCAAGCGTAGATTTATGCCACCATACATTGGTATCTAGCCCGTTAATATCGAAGCGTAATTTGCCAAGCCAATGGGTGTTTTTAGGGTACGTTGTGATCCTGCTTTCGGGGAAATCGCTGCTCGATTTACCTATATCTTTATTATGTGAATACAGTGTCCACGCTTCTTTTAAAACGCCACTGTCAAAGCGTTGCCTAACAAATGCCGACGATTGCGTGAATTGGTCAAATAACGTGTTGCCATTTGCATCTGTACCATTATTTGCAGTGCGGTAGGACAAATGCCAATCGGTTGTTCCCATGTTTTCATACTCTAATACGCTGGCGTAACTGTATTCTGATAATCTTTGATTTTCACTAAAAGCAAAGCGCGCATGAGGAGTAAAGTTTTCGGCAAATAGTACATTGACAGCGCCACCAATAGCGCCCGACCCAAGATATGTCGATGTGGCGCCCGGCAATACGCTAACCCGTTCTATAAGACTTGGAGCCACAAAGCTCACGCTAGCACCGGCTCTACGATCGCTGGTAATAGGTACACCGTCAATGAGTGACTGCACTCGCCATCGAGAAAAGCCTCGAATATTGATATTTTGAATTTGCCCCCCTTGCCCATTTAAATTGACCGAAGGAGACTGGACCAGCAGCTCGTTAGCACTCGCAGACAAGGGAGAGTTTCTCTTATTGTATTCGAAATGGGGAAATATTTTGTTTAGTGTCTCATCAAAAAAAGGCCGTTTTACCGTAACAGTGTACGTTTCAACATATTCTGCATTTGCTAAAAAAGAGCACAGAAAAGCACAAAGGCTTGCTGCAAAAAGCGGTTTTTGATGGCATGTTTTGTACGTTAAAAAGGTTTTCATTTATCCACGACAACTAAAGAGTGAACGGTAAGAATTGATATTACGCTTATGGGGCATCAGTCGTTTATAACCAAACTGATAGTGATGAGACGTAGATTTTTTTATACGTCTGAAGCAGCAAAAAAACATGGCAGCGTTGCTGCTGCCATGTCGTTTTTTACGCGCCAATAACTCGCTGTTATTTCGTTATAACCGGAAGGCCTGCTGTCCAAGGTCCTCCCTGTTTTACTACGGCTTGCTGAAGCGCTGGCACCGTTGACGTTTGAAGCGTTTTAATTTGCTCACTGATTTCGGTCAAGCTTTCGCTGGCAAAATTCAACTGCTCTTTATGCTGTTGAGTAGGACCATAAGTAGAGCGTAGCGCTGAGCGTGCATACCCCAATCGGCTCATTATCGTCGCTGGTGTCGCACCTTTACGCTGACGTGATTCTAAACCGAACAGAGTATTGTTAATAGCATTGAGCGCTTGGTCGATTGACGCGTATGACGTCTCTAACGCAGCTATATCAGATGGTGTTCTATCAATAGCAACTCGCAACAGCGTCATCGTTTCATTGAGCTGTTTTAGTACAGCAGATGCTGTCATCGCTTGCTTTTGTACACGTTCAATATTTGCAGTGAAAGCGGCTATTTCATCAGCACTTGGGCCTTCTAGCGCTCCCGTGTAAATAGACTCTAAGACAAAGTCGACAGGCTCGGCAAGCTGCGTAACCACTGCGCCTTCTCGCTTAAACAACGTTGCAGAGTAATTACCAGGTAACGCTGGTAGTCCTCTACCTCTCCCTTTGCTATCCGCAAGTGGCATTGACGCTGCGAAGTCCATGCCCCATGTCACGCGGTGAAGGCCTTTCTTAGTACTACCTTCCACACGGTTCACTATATCGCCTGCGCTATCGCGAATTTCTAGATAAACAGCAGGCTTTGGCTCTTCTATTTCTGCTTCAACCGCTTCCCAAGATGGGTACTTGGGATATTTTTTATCATCAAGGCGTTTTTTCTCTGCCTCTTGACGCTTTTCTTTCGCCGTTAAAATACTGTCTTTAAGGAAATACGTAAGGGTCGCACCGTGCGCTGGATTCTTAGCCGCGTAGCGATCGTCACCATCTGAATCGGTATGATTGTCGTCTAAATTAAACCATTTAACCGGGCGACTTGGCGCAAACAACAAGGCATCTTCTTGCAAGGCCTTTGGACTAAGTTCGCGCAAGGGCGCATAGTCATCTAGGATATAAATACCACGGCCGAACGTACCGGCAACCAGATCGTTTTCGCGTCGTTGAATTTTTACATCCCGAGTAGAAATGGTAGGAATTCCACCGTCCAATTCAACCCACTCTTTACCGCCATCAACCGTAAAAAACACACCGAACTCTGTGCCGATAAACATAAGATTTTTGTTAACGTGATCTTGAACTATACGCCACACCAAATGCTTTTCGGGGAGATCATCGGCAAGCGATGTCCATTTTTTACCCAAATTCGTCGACTTGATTAAATAGGGCTTATAGTCGCCGTATTTGTGATTGTCTAAGGCAACATATACCGTGTTGGGGTCAAATAAATCAGCGCGAATGTCATTAACATAGGCTGTTTCAGGAATGCCTTTGATATCGTCTAATTCGATTTTTTTCCAATTTTTGCCACCGTCTGTGGTCACTTGGATCAAACCGTCGTCCGTCCCTACCCATAATATATTTTCATCAACAGGACTTTCAGCGAAATTAGCTATGGTGTGAAATTCAGACATGGCGTACAAATCCCACCCTGCCTCTACAGACCACGTTCTTCCCATCATTGGCATATGCATGCGATTTTTGTTCATAGTGAGGTCGCCAGAAATTGCTGTCCAGCTATCACCGCGATCATCACTACGCCACACACGCTGAGACGCAAAATAAATACGTTTCGGATCGTGGGCAGATACGTTTATCGGTGCATCCCAGTTAAAACGCTCAGCGGGATCGCCCGGAAGCGGCTGAGGTTTGATATAGACACCTTCTTTTGTAGTCATGTCTACACGGGTAAGGTTTCCCTGTTGCCACTGAGAATAAATGATATCAGGGTTTCCTGGTTCAACCGCTGGCTGGTGACCGTCCCCCCCTAAGGTTAAGAACCAATCTTTGTTTTTTATACCTTCTTTTCGGTTGGTGCGAGACGGACCACCTTGTGTAGAGTTGTCTTGTGCGCCTGCATACACATTATAAAACGGTGTCGCGTCATCAGGGGCAACTTTATAGAACTGCGTAATTGGCAAATTCGCCATGAAACGCCAGTTTGCCATTCTGTCGTGAGACATATAAATCCCACCGTCAGAGCCCATAAGAACAAAGTCAGGATCGGTAGGATGAAACGCCATAGCATGGTCATCTACGTGTTTGCGCTTCGTATTTATTGGTGTCCAGGTTTTACCGCCATCATCGGAAACTTTGCTGTAGTTACTGGCTATGTAGACGCGATCGAATTGATGTTGGTCTGCAAAGATTTCTTGATAATAGTGTGGGCCAGTACCGCCGCCAACTTCATCAGACATCTTCTTCCAGCTTGCCCCTTGGTTGTCAGAGCGATAAAAACCACCGCCGCGATTATCGGTTTCAATAGTGGCATAAAGCACATCAGGGTTCATCGGTGATATTGCCATACCGATTTTACCCATATTGCCACTTGGCAGTCCTGTCTTAAGCTCGGTCCACGTTTCACCACCATCATCAGAAGTATGTATTCCTGCTCCTTCATTCGTGCCAACATAAGCGGCGATCGTGCGCTGACGCGACCACGTGGCAGCGTAGAGCTTATCTGGATTTCTAGGGTCAATAATTAAAGACGTAACGCCCGTCCATTCGTCTGCTGTAGTGAGAACCTGCTTCCACGTTTCACCGCCGTCTGTGGTTTTATACAAGCCGCGTTCACCACCTCCAGTCCACAGTGGCCCTTGTGCCGAAACCCAAACAATATCTGGGTTTGTGGGATGAATGATGATATCGGAAACGTGTTCGGATTTGGTTAATCCCATATTTTTCCACGTTTTACCGCCGTCCATCGACTTATACACACCGTCACCAAAACTAATGTGTCGGCCGCCGTTATTCTCGCCCGTGCCTACCCATACGATATTCGAGTTGCTCGGTGCTATAGTAACGTCCCCCGTTGAATAAACGGCCTGCTTGTCGAATATAGGTTCCCATGTCGTTCCAGCATTGGTTGTTTTCCACACACCACCTGAGCCCACAGCGGTATACCAAGTAGAAGGGTTATTCTGGTCAATAGCAATATCAGCAAT
It contains:
- a CDS encoding glycosyl hydrolase, which produces MKKLLKAAVAVSIALSYSPAWAAKSDDKNTTFNSKTFEAMELRSIGPAYMSGRIADIAIDQNNPSTWYTAVGSGGVWKTTNAGTTWEPIFDKQAVYSTGDVTIAPSNSNIVWVGTGENNGGRHISFGDGVYKSMDGGKTWKNMGLTKSEHVSDIIIHPTNPDIVWVSAQGPLWTGGGERGLYKTTDGGETWKQVLTTADEWTGVTSLIIDPRNPDKLYAATWSRQRTIAAYVGTNEGAGIHTSDDGGETWTELKTGLPSGNMGKIGMAISPMNPDVLYATIETDNRGGGFYRSDNQGASWKKMSDEVGGGTGPHYYQEIFADQHQFDRVYIASNYSKVSDDGGKTWTPINTKRKHVDDHAMAFHPTDPDFVLMGSDGGIYMSHDRMANWRFMANLPITQFYKVAPDDATPFYNVYAGAQDNSTQGGPSRTNRKEGIKNKDWFLTLGGDGHQPAVEPGNPDIIYSQWQQGNLTRVDMTTKEGVYIKPQPLPGDPAERFNWDAPINVSAHDPKRIYFASQRVWRSDDRGDSWTAISGDLTMNKNRMHMPMMGRTWSVEAGWDLYAMSEFHTIANFAESPVDENILWVGTDDGLIQVTTDGGKNWKKIELDDIKGIPETAYVNDIRADLFDPNTVYVALDNHKYGDYKPYLIKSTNLGKKWTSLADDLPEKHLVWRIVQDHVNKNLMFIGTEFGVFFTVDGGKEWVELDGGIPTISTRDVKIQRRENDLVAGTFGRGIYILDDYAPLRELSPKALQEDALLFAPSRPVKWFNLDDNHTDSDGDDRYAAKNPAHGATLTYFLKDSILTAKEKRQEAEKKRLDDKKYPKYPSWEAVEAEIEEPKPAVYLEIRDSAGDIVNRVEGSTKKGLHRVTWGMDFAASMPLADSKGRGRGLPALPGNYSATLFKREGAVVTQLAEPVDFVLESIYTGALEGPSADEIAAFTANIERVQKQAMTASAVLKQLNETMTLLRVAIDRTPSDIAALETSYASIDQALNAINNTLFGLESRQRKGATPATIMSRLGYARSALRSTYGPTQQHKEQLNFASESLTEISEQIKTLQTSTVPALQQAVVKQGGPWTAGLPVITK
- a CDS encoding TonB-dependent siderophore receptor, whose amino-acid sequence is MKTFLTYKTCHQKPLFAASLCAFLCSFLANAEYVETYTVTVKRPFFDETLNKIFPHFEYNKRNSPLSASANELLVQSPSVNLNGQGGQIQNINIRGFSRWRVQSLIDGVPITSDRRAGASVSFVAPSLIERVSVLPGATSTYLGSGAIGGAVNVLFAENFTPHARFAFSENQRLSEYSYASVLEYENMGTTDWHLSYRTANNGTDANGNTLFDQFTQSSAFVRQRFDSGVLKEAWTLYSHNKDIGKSSSDFPESRITTYPKNTHWLGKLRFDINGLDTNVWWHKSTLDTHILRPGNRINTSQNEAFDVGIDTGKTLLYRNWSANWRIQGRARNGVIINEQEYSLFDQLTYDINTLDASEVNAAALFDVSRHFGRSAIAVGTRVDWQQQRNENDTVSSENISAFVGVNQELSTAWSASLYFSSAFRNPSLTERYFSGETPRGAVLGRRNLNTEKSFNIQASILYQYKDFSGTVELFHQAIDDYIERVDVSGGTGEVLQYSNVAKAEIDGVSYQFAWQPINSKWDGRFSGAWIKGEDNAGIPIADIPANRHRVDVGVSIDEIRGFTVLTYRAAKSDAADGERRLDDVFTMDIGASWNWNSMRIEASIQNLSNQQYYVSPDDKAAFAQGRSVQFALTYLL